In Fibrobacter sp. UWH6, one genomic interval encodes:
- a CDS encoding carbohydrate-binding family 9-like protein, whose protein sequence is MLLNANLNWPQNQGKVLPSVLADVEISADYFTVSFTIEEPDTCFRAEVQEDNGRSWEDSCVEIFLQNPANPSEYFNFETTSRGFLLAAHGPDRNNRTTLSQEDINKVIRTKQVASVAGNLVCWGMTVQIPASLFGLNSFVGKSLRGNLYKCGDKSQSPHYLSAFPVETEKPDFHRPEFFREFV, encoded by the coding sequence ATGCTTCTTAATGCAAATCTAAACTGGCCTCAGAATCAGGGAAAAGTTCTCCCCTCAGTCCTTGCCGACGTAGAAATCAGCGCCGACTATTTTACCGTCAGCTTTACCATCGAGGAACCCGACACCTGCTTCCGTGCCGAAGTGCAAGAAGACAACGGCCGCAGTTGGGAAGATTCCTGCGTAGAAATTTTCCTGCAGAACCCAGCAAACCCCAGCGAGTACTTCAACTTCGAAACGACAAGCCGAGGTTTCCTGCTGGCAGCCCACGGGCCAGATCGCAACAACCGTACCACCCTGTCCCAGGAAGACATCAACAAGGTCATCCGCACAAAGCAAGTGGCCAGCGTCGCCGGGAACCTGGTCTGCTGGGGAATGACCGTACAGATTCCCGCCAGCCTCTTCGGGCTGAATTCATTTGTCGGAAAGTCTCTTCGTGGCAACCTCTATAAATGCGGCGACAAGTCCCAGTCGCCCCACTATCTGAGCGCCTTCCCCGTAGAAACAGAAAAGCCGGATTTTCACCGGCCCGAATTCTTCAGAGAATTTGTATAA
- a CDS encoding SpoVG family protein, whose product MAEQIKESEVKQATSQFDCLAVTSVQVFPFKEGPSMGHIKGLATVVLNDQMLIRGLRVMDGENGMFVGYPNDPFYKGEEFRTICSPVTRQLREHIENCVLERYQAAMA is encoded by the coding sequence ATGGCAGAACAGATAAAAGAAAGTGAAGTCAAACAGGCAACAAGTCAGTTTGATTGTCTTGCAGTCACCAGTGTCCAGGTTTTCCCTTTTAAGGAAGGACCTAGCATGGGACATATTAAGGGGCTTGCCACCGTAGTCCTGAATGACCAGATGTTGATTCGTGGTCTTCGTGTGATGGATGGTGAAAACGGTATGTTTGTGGGCTATCCGAACGATCCTTTCTATAAGGGCGAGGAATTCCGCACCATTTGCTCTCCCGTTACCCGCCAGCTCCGTGAGCACATCGAAAACTGTGTTCTTGAACGCTATCAGGCCGCCATGGCCTAG
- a CDS encoding YifB family Mg chelatase-like AAA ATPase has translation MFHRIRSYCLFGIKAVPVSVEVDASQGLPGFTLVGLPDNAVRESRERVVSAIRSIDKVVTGFRTTVNLSPADLRKEGSALDLPLAIGLLVATGEIEVPDLERLVFVGELSLDGLLKPVRGVLSVAMSLPDRKRDVLVVPRGNEREVRLVEGVRYVCADSLRECVGVLEKGAVSKAVSAAGLAAAHGAERGAGQGYACIQGIPDFKNVIGMEGVKRALEVAAAGAHNFLLVGSPGAGKSLCAKCLPGILPEMTDEEILETTRIHSCARAAGDMECFKPVMVRPIRTPHHSASMVSLVGGGVHLRPGEASMAHNGVLFLDELPEFNRSVLEALREPMEEGLISVSRASGTVVWPARFMMGAAMNPCPCGYAMDAKRSCTCLPEARKRYQEKISGPLLDRIDIQVSVPSVEASQFASGATISETSADIRKRVCEARALQRDRFKNLPFKTNAEMSSEAAKSFCRLSAATERFAISAADKMGLSARGYFRLLKVGRTIADLRGAPAVEILDLSEALRYRSFRS, from the coding sequence TTGTTCCATAGAATCCGTTCTTACTGCCTGTTTGGAATAAAGGCTGTTCCCGTAAGCGTCGAGGTCGACGCCTCTCAGGGGCTGCCGGGTTTTACTTTGGTTGGATTACCTGACAATGCGGTAAGGGAATCTAGGGAACGAGTGGTCTCGGCCATCCGTTCCATAGATAAGGTGGTGACAGGTTTCCGAACGACGGTGAACTTGTCGCCCGCGGATTTGCGGAAGGAGGGCAGTGCCCTTGACCTGCCGTTGGCTATCGGTCTTCTTGTGGCTACCGGCGAAATTGAAGTTCCTGATTTGGAACGGTTGGTGTTTGTGGGGGAACTTTCCCTAGATGGTTTGCTGAAGCCTGTTCGTGGAGTCCTTTCGGTGGCCATGAGTCTCCCTGATCGCAAGAGAGACGTTCTTGTGGTGCCTCGGGGGAACGAACGGGAGGTGCGTCTTGTAGAAGGTGTGCGGTACGTGTGTGCGGATTCCCTAAGGGAATGCGTTGGTGTGTTAGAAAAGGGGGCTGTGTCTAAGGCTGTTTCGGCGGCGGGACTGGCTGCCGCGCATGGAGCGGAGAGGGGCGCTGGACAGGGGTATGCCTGCATACAGGGAATACCAGACTTTAAGAATGTCATCGGGATGGAAGGGGTCAAAAGAGCTCTTGAGGTGGCTGCTGCCGGAGCCCATAATTTCCTGTTGGTTGGTTCTCCCGGTGCGGGAAAATCATTATGTGCCAAATGCCTTCCGGGAATCCTCCCCGAAATGACGGATGAGGAAATTCTCGAGACGACCCGCATACATTCCTGCGCAAGGGCTGCAGGGGATATGGAATGCTTTAAGCCGGTAATGGTTCGTCCTATCCGGACGCCACACCATTCGGCGTCTATGGTGTCTCTTGTTGGGGGCGGCGTGCATTTGCGGCCTGGGGAGGCTAGCATGGCTCATAATGGCGTTTTGTTTCTTGATGAACTCCCCGAATTCAACCGCAGTGTCCTGGAGGCTTTGCGAGAACCGATGGAAGAGGGACTCATTTCGGTGAGCCGGGCTAGCGGAACGGTCGTGTGGCCTGCTCGTTTTATGATGGGGGCTGCCATGAATCCTTGCCCCTGTGGCTATGCCATGGATGCAAAACGGAGCTGTACGTGCCTGCCGGAAGCCCGCAAGCGGTATCAGGAAAAAATTTCGGGACCGCTGCTGGATCGTATCGATATCCAGGTCAGTGTGCCCTCTGTGGAGGCATCCCAGTTTGCCAGCGGGGCCACTATATCTGAGACTTCTGCAGACATTCGCAAGCGGGTCTGTGAGGCTAGGGCCTTGCAGAGGGATCGCTTTAAGAATCTCCCTTTCAAGACCAATGCGGAAATGTCGTCCGAAGCGGCGAAATCGTTCTGCAGGTTGTCTGCAGCTACCGAGCGTTTTGCCATATCTGCCGCCGACAAGATGGGCTTGAGTGCACGAGGCTACTTCAGGCTCCTGAAGGTGGGACGGACCATAGCTGACCTTCGCGGGGCTCCTGCCGTCGAAATTCTGGACCTGTCCGAGGCGCTTCGCTATCGTTCCTTTCGCTCCTGA
- a CDS encoding dihydroneopterin aldolase: protein MVTELGKISLRDLTFDCIIGTLPYERENEQPIVLNVTVWSDFTLAARNEDLAHSIDYAQLAEDLKGFIRLSCFQLEETLVYRCAERILGNYPKAQAVEVSVRKPCAIPDCVGAESSIRMRR, encoded by the coding sequence ATGGTAACAGAACTCGGTAAAATCAGCCTTCGGGACCTTACTTTCGACTGCATCATCGGGACCCTTCCCTATGAACGCGAAAACGAACAGCCGATCGTACTGAACGTGACCGTCTGGTCTGATTTTACCCTCGCTGCCAGAAACGAAGACCTGGCACACTCCATAGACTATGCACAACTGGCGGAAGACCTGAAAGGGTTTATCCGCCTTTCTTGTTTCCAGCTGGAAGAAACCCTGGTGTACCGCTGCGCCGAACGCATTCTCGGGAATTATCCCAAGGCTCAGGCCGTCGAGGTTTCCGTCAGAAAGCCGTGCGCCATCCCTGATTGCGTCGGGGCAGAATCATCCATTAGGATGCGACGCTAA